A region from the Triticum urartu cultivar G1812 chromosome 1, Tu2.1, whole genome shotgun sequence genome encodes:
- the LOC125546563 gene encoding uncharacterized protein LOC125546563 — protein MEAATLTIGSRRLASAAAPAGNGARRGAAAATAQRPGAKLPRRARRLRALPPELSEILAPKLVPGSPADTGDVSSLIPISAVMLLFYFVSNWVFPAVVMRGMQPNAEDEAAAAEAESMGSSSQPQPGDAVGGKIRRKVKRKKNRKAVTEG, from the exons ATGGAGGCGGCTACTCTGACGATAGGCTCCCGGCGCCTGGCctccgccgccgctccggctgggAATGGCGCCCGCCGTGGCGCAGCGGCCGCAACCGCGCAGCGTCCCGGAGCAAAGCTCCCGCGGCGTGCGCGGCGGCTCCGCGCGCTGCCGCCGGAGCTGAGCGAGATCCTCGCGCCCAAGCTGGTGCCCGGCTCGCCGGCCGACACCGGCGACGTCTCCTCGCTCATCCCGATCAG TGCCGTCATGCTGCTCTTCTACTTCGTGTCCAACTGGGTGTTCCCGGCGGTGGTCATGCGGGGGATGCAGCCCAACGCCGAGGACGAAGCCGCCGCTGCAGAAGCAGAATCCATGGGGTCGTCGTCGCAGCCGCAGCCAGGGGATGCCGTCGGCGGTAAGATCCGGCGCAAGGTCAAGAGGAAGAAGAACAGAAAAGCCGTCACGGAAGGGTAA